A region of Fibrobacter succinogenes subsp. succinogenes S85 DNA encodes the following proteins:
- a CDS encoding HD-GYP domain-containing protein, whose amino-acid sequence MKTFVSAHKLVQITILIVIGIVINRLLADLAIHFELPLYLDSVGTVVVAVIGGFSPGAIVGFLTNFIGGFVDSSTFYYGTINVMIAVCAGIAARRGAFHKITRLPMLLGMLMILSIPCSVLSYFLFDFKIAENVVTPIATALHESGLPVLLSQILADFCTEIPDKSISIIVAYVLIRLTPRWFAKAFDSVSGRSHEDRYRSKNEIHTLKAQVTALLFVSSFALAVVATAVAYKTYSEAEIHETTLLAESVNRLVSDAIQNADSATLHEYIHDLKGKHPRILTITPGMHETGKWDVSIVCTEAPNPVCTKFSLAAIRISVVLFCTKIFSTLFGLLLAIVFTAILIANRKVVYPIHEMTLEMDNFAYDSSRGRRESINQIKGLEVVTGNEIENLHSAIIKAVEEIDLYINKSEYQAASIAALQTNIITVLGDMVENRDETTGGHVRRTAAYAELIARELKDRGKEPEIDDAFISTIAVAAPLHDIGKINISDVILNKPGKLTDEEFAEMKKHTVYGRDMLVRASKNLGETAYLKMAKEIAYSHHEWWDGSRGYPERLKGKDIPLSARIMAVADVYDALVSERPYKKAFSVDEAIRIITEESGTHFDPEVVNAFVKNRETVEQIMKTKFED is encoded by the coding sequence GTGAAAACTTTTGTTTCTGCCCATAAGCTCGTTCAGATTACAATCCTGATTGTTATCGGTATAGTCATCAACCGACTGCTTGCCGATTTAGCCATTCATTTTGAATTGCCGCTGTACCTGGATAGCGTGGGTACGGTTGTCGTGGCGGTGATTGGCGGGTTTAGCCCTGGCGCGATTGTCGGGTTCTTGACGAACTTCATTGGCGGTTTTGTTGATTCTTCGACGTTCTACTACGGCACGATTAACGTGATGATTGCCGTGTGCGCTGGAATTGCGGCAAGGCGTGGCGCGTTCCACAAGATTACTCGTTTGCCGATGCTGCTTGGAATGTTGATGATTTTGAGCATTCCATGTTCGGTGCTTTCGTACTTCCTTTTTGACTTTAAAATTGCAGAAAATGTGGTGACGCCTATTGCGACGGCTTTGCACGAAAGCGGGCTTCCGGTTCTTCTGTCGCAGATTTTGGCGGACTTCTGCACGGAAATTCCAGATAAGTCCATTTCGATTATTGTGGCTTATGTGCTGATTCGCTTGACGCCACGCTGGTTTGCCAAGGCGTTTGATTCTGTTTCTGGCCGTTCGCACGAAGACCGTTACCGTTCCAAGAACGAAATCCATACGCTTAAGGCCCAGGTGACGGCACTCTTGTTCGTGTCGAGCTTTGCGCTTGCGGTGGTGGCTACGGCAGTCGCTTACAAGACGTATTCCGAAGCGGAAATCCATGAAACAACGCTTTTGGCGGAATCGGTGAACAGGCTTGTGTCGGATGCTATCCAGAATGCGGATTCGGCGACGCTTCACGAGTACATTCATGATCTCAAAGGCAAGCATCCGCGTATTTTGACTATTACACCGGGCATGCATGAGACGGGCAAGTGGGATGTCTCGATTGTCTGTACTGAGGCCCCGAATCCGGTCTGTACCAAGTTTAGCCTTGCCGCGATTCGTATTAGCGTGGTGCTGTTCTGCACGAAGATTTTCTCAACGCTGTTTGGACTTTTGCTAGCGATTGTGTTTACGGCTATCTTGATTGCAAACCGCAAGGTGGTTTACCCGATTCACGAAATGACGCTTGAAATGGACAACTTTGCCTACGACAGTAGCAGGGGACGCCGTGAGTCCATCAACCAGATCAAGGGTCTTGAAGTGGTGACGGGCAACGAAATTGAGAATCTGCATTCGGCGATTATCAAGGCGGTCGAAGAAATTGATTTGTACATCAACAAGTCCGAGTACCAGGCGGCCTCGATTGCAGCTCTCCAGACGAACATCATTACGGTGCTTGGCGACATGGTGGAAAATCGCGACGAGACGACGGGTGGCCATGTGCGCCGTACGGCGGCTTATGCCGAACTCATTGCTCGCGAATTGAAGGATCGCGGCAAGGAACCCGAAATTGACGATGCGTTTATTTCGACGATTGCGGTGGCAGCTCCGCTCCATGATATCGGCAAGATTAACATTTCTGACGTGATTTTGAATAAGCCGGGCAAGCTGACGGACGAAGAATTTGCTGAAATGAAAAAACATACGGTCTATGGCCGCGATATGCTCGTGCGTGCATCTAAGAACTTGGGTGAGACGGCTTACCTCAAGATGGCGAAGGAAATTGCCTACAGCCACCACGAATGGTGGGATGGCTCGCGAGGCTATCCGGAACGCTTGAAGGGCAAGGATATTCCGCTTTCGGCACGCATTATGGCGGTTGCGGATGTGTATGACGCGCTTGTTTCGGAACGTCCGTACAAGAAGGCTTTCTCGGTGGACGAGGCTATCCGCATCATTACCGAGGAAAGTGGTACGCACTTTGACCCGGAAGTGGTCAATGCTTTCGTGAAAAACCGCGAAACCGTCGAACAAATCATGAAAACGAAGTTCGAAGATTGA
- a CDS encoding citrate synthase → MSDTAILNYDGKKYELPVVTGTENEHGLDVSKLRKDTGLVTLDYGYLNTGSTKSAITYVNGEKGILRYRGYSIEDLAEKATFPETAWLLIYGELPNQEQLSHFRTLLTENALLHENLLHFFREMPPGAHPMGILSSVVNAVGLFTPRFYDDENIASAFELTTAGLISKIRTIAAFAYKASIGEPFVYPEAERSYCSNFLNMMFSSKTRPYHPDPIMEKALNTLLIVHADHEQNCSTSTVRMVGSSQANLYASICAGICALWGPLHGGANQAVLETLLRIQQSGMTIEQVMAKAKDKNDPFRLSGFGHRVYKSYDPRAKVLKKLMYQVFEREHVHDPLLDVAIKLEEAALKDDYFVERKLYPNVDFYSGILYRAMGIPTNMLTVMFAIGRLPGWIAHWKEMHDDPQSKINRPRQIYTGKTERAWIDRDKR, encoded by the coding sequence ATGTCCGATACAGCAATACTGAATTACGACGGAAAGAAGTACGAACTTCCTGTTGTAACTGGTACTGAAAACGAACATGGTCTTGATGTAAGCAAACTCCGCAAGGATACTGGATTGGTCACGCTGGACTACGGTTACCTCAATACCGGTAGTACCAAGAGTGCCATCACATACGTCAATGGCGAAAAGGGAATTTTGCGCTATCGCGGTTATTCCATCGAGGATCTCGCTGAAAAGGCGACATTCCCGGAAACCGCATGGCTCCTGATTTACGGTGAACTCCCGAATCAGGAACAGTTGAGCCATTTCCGCACGCTCTTGACCGAAAACGCTCTCTTGCACGAGAACTTGCTGCACTTCTTCCGCGAAATGCCGCCGGGAGCCCACCCGATGGGTATTCTCTCCTCTGTGGTGAATGCTGTTGGTCTTTTCACGCCGCGTTTCTACGATGACGAAAACATCGCCAGTGCATTCGAACTCACGACCGCAGGTCTCATTTCCAAGATTCGCACAATTGCCGCATTTGCTTACAAGGCAAGTATCGGTGAACCGTTCGTGTACCCGGAAGCAGAACGCAGCTACTGCAGTAACTTCCTTAACATGATGTTCAGCAGTAAGACTCGCCCGTACCACCCGGATCCGATTATGGAAAAGGCTCTCAACACGCTTTTGATTGTCCATGCGGACCATGAACAGAACTGCTCCACTTCGACCGTTCGCATGGTGGGCAGCTCTCAGGCTAACCTTTACGCAAGCATCTGCGCCGGCATTTGCGCCTTGTGGGGCCCGCTCCACGGTGGTGCAAACCAGGCCGTGCTCGAAACGCTCCTCCGCATTCAGCAGAGCGGCATGACGATTGAACAGGTGATGGCAAAGGCTAAGGACAAGAACGATCCGTTCCGTCTTTCTGGTTTTGGTCACCGCGTTTACAAGAGTTACGACCCGCGCGCCAAGGTGCTTAAGAAGCTCATGTACCAGGTCTTTGAACGCGAACACGTTCACGACCCGCTTTTGGATGTGGCTATCAAGCTCGAAGAAGCCGCCCTCAAGGACGATTACTTTGTCGAACGTAAGCTGTACCCGAATGTGGACTTCTACTCCGGCATTCTCTACCGCGCTATGGGCATCCCGACGAACATGCTTACGGTGATGTTCGCGATTGGCCGCTTGCCGGGCTGGATTGCCCACTGGAAGGAAATGCACGATGATCCGCAGAGCAAGATTAACCGTCCGCGCCAGATTTACACTGGCAAGACGGAACGCGCTTGGATTGATCGCGACAAACGATAA
- a CDS encoding acyltransferase family protein, which translates to MENSTAQLGQVAKRNEVLNLLKGLACIAVVFIHIKFPGAVGIILGSSLTHFAVPSFLMIAGYFAFEKDETVIKRRLIKILKIFAFGYLCFLGYNVFVQILRGFAIEWLSLNFKYTTPIKYAVFCTIDFAIPLWYLIAMAETYIVWYFIVKHKKENKALYVMPLLFLFKMVLTVYCETNHLPWMYKINFLTGAMPYFLFGYYLHSKETFFKSFRYSSVLLVIIAGILISMISLFCGFHIKFSCIGIVFYSLAIFSLAIKIPKKSYCRPLEYIGDKLSLNVYIFHMLIASVLSTVCSKYLLNIDLSAGLLNWIRPILVVILTLVWAQVLEKVKIRF; encoded by the coding sequence ATGGAAAATAGTACTGCCCAATTGGGGCAAGTCGCAAAGAGAAATGAAGTTCTTAATTTACTTAAAGGACTTGCTTGTATAGCTGTGGTTTTTATCCACATCAAATTTCCAGGAGCAGTCGGCATCATTCTTGGATCGTCGTTGACTCATTTTGCCGTTCCTTCATTTTTGATGATTGCTGGGTATTTTGCTTTTGAAAAGGATGAAACTGTTATAAAGAGAAGATTGATAAAAATTTTAAAAATATTTGCTTTTGGTTATCTCTGTTTTCTGGGTTACAATGTATTTGTTCAGATTCTTCGTGGTTTTGCTATAGAGTGGCTGTCGTTAAATTTTAAATATACGACTCCTATCAAATATGCTGTTTTTTGCACGATTGATTTTGCTATACCTCTTTGGTATTTGATTGCTATGGCGGAAACATACATTGTTTGGTATTTTATTGTTAAGCATAAAAAAGAAAATAAAGCTCTTTATGTTATGCCATTGTTATTTCTTTTTAAAATGGTTTTGACAGTATATTGTGAAACGAACCATTTGCCTTGGATGTATAAGATAAATTTTTTAACAGGGGCAATGCCTTATTTTCTTTTTGGATACTATCTTCATTCAAAGGAAACGTTTTTCAAGTCTTTTCGTTATTCGTCTGTTTTGTTGGTGATTATTGCAGGAATCCTTATTTCTATGATTTCCTTGTTTTGTGGCTTCCATATAAAGTTTTCATGTATAGGGATTGTTTTCTATTCTCTTGCTATTTTTTCGTTGGCGATTAAAATCCCTAAAAAATCATATTGCAGACCGTTGGAATATATTGGTGATAAATTGTCTTTGAATGTCTATATATTCCATATGTTGATTGCTAGCGTTTTGTCTACTGTCTGTAGCAAATATCTTTTGAATATTGATTTAAGTGCCGGTTTGTTAAATTGGATTCGTCCAATTTTAGTTGTTATTTTGACGCTGGTTTGGGCTCAAGTGCTTGAAAAGGTTAAAATCCGGTTTTAA
- a CDS encoding aminotransferase class I/II-fold pyridoxal phosphate-dependent enzyme: MNYNPLAQSLNAELSANGCCVLDMLSEQGKAIFFPRKGILGQGAEAKGSDINATIGTALEDDGSPLVLDCVLKSLNLPKQSFLYAPSFGNPDLRKAWKELDIKKNPTLATKKFSNPVVTAALTHAISCAGYMFLDAGDEVIIPDLYWDNYELVFENARGAKIKTFNTFKNGGFDTEALKAALAASKSDKKVVLLNFPNNPTGYTATEKEAVEIAKILTECAAAGNKVVALLDDAYFGLVYEEGVTKESLFVKLVDAHENLLAVKLDGPTKEDYVWGFRVGFMSFGFKGATEAQLKALEDKAAGTVRGNISNAPSISQKILLAAFQSPEYAQQKAEKYAVLKKRYDIIKQEFAAHPEYKDAFEPMPCNSGYFMCIKPKGVDAEELRQKLIKDYSTGTIMLSGLIRVAFSAVPTEKLGKLFENIYNCVVAMKA, encoded by the coding sequence ATGAACTACAATCCTCTCGCTCAATCTTTGAACGCTGAACTTTCTGCAAACGGTTGCTGCGTTCTTGATATGCTCTCTGAACAGGGCAAGGCCATTTTCTTCCCGCGTAAGGGTATTCTCGGCCAGGGTGCCGAAGCCAAGGGCTCCGACATCAATGCGACTATCGGTACAGCTCTCGAAGATGACGGCTCTCCGCTCGTTCTGGACTGCGTTCTCAAGTCCCTCAATCTTCCGAAGCAGTCCTTCCTCTATGCTCCGAGCTTCGGCAACCCGGACCTCCGCAAGGCTTGGAAGGAACTGGACATCAAGAAGAACCCGACGCTCGCTACCAAGAAGTTCAGCAACCCGGTCGTGACGGCCGCTTTGACGCACGCTATCAGCTGCGCCGGTTACATGTTCCTCGACGCAGGCGATGAAGTCATCATCCCGGATCTTTACTGGGATAACTACGAACTCGTGTTCGAAAATGCCCGTGGCGCAAAGATCAAGACTTTCAACACCTTCAAGAATGGTGGCTTTGATACGGAAGCTTTGAAGGCTGCTCTCGCTGCAAGCAAGTCCGACAAGAAGGTCGTTCTCCTCAACTTCCCGAACAACCCGACTGGCTACACTGCTACCGAAAAGGAAGCGGTCGAAATTGCAAAGATCCTCACGGAATGCGCCGCTGCCGGCAACAAGGTCGTGGCTCTCCTCGACGATGCTTACTTTGGCCTCGTCTACGAAGAAGGTGTGACGAAGGAATCCCTCTTCGTGAAGCTCGTGGACGCTCACGAAAACCTCCTCGCCGTGAAGCTCGATGGCCCGACCAAGGAAGACTACGTTTGGGGCTTCCGCGTTGGCTTTATGTCCTTCGGTTTCAAGGGCGCAACTGAAGCTCAGCTCAAGGCTCTCGAAGATAAGGCTGCCGGTACGGTCCGTGGCAACATTTCTAACGCTCCGTCCATTAGCCAGAAGATTTTGCTCGCCGCATTCCAGAGCCCGGAATACGCTCAGCAGAAGGCTGAAAAGTACGCTGTTCTCAAGAAACGCTACGACATCATCAAGCAAGAATTTGCTGCTCATCCGGAATACAAGGACGCCTTTGAACCGATGCCGTGCAACAGCGGTTACTTTATGTGCATCAAGCCGAAGGGCGTTGACGCCGAAGAACTCCGCCAGAAGCTCATCAAGGATTACAGCACGGGCACGATCATGCTCTCCGGCCTTATCCGCGTTGCATTCAGCGCCGTTCCGACCGAAAAGCTCGGCAAGCTCTTTGAAAATATCTATAATTGCGTTGTAGCGATGAAAGCCTAA
- a CDS encoding type II toxin-antitoxin system RelE/ParE family toxin — protein sequence MPSKKFMVEWSESASNDLRSIVFHIAKESKKNAKDSFARIKKESLVLESFPDLGKVPNELDKLQIGGFRELVISPWRVIYRKENNKVVVVAVVDSRRDLEDAVWNRMMYPFM from the coding sequence ATGCCCTCTAAAAAATTTATGGTTGAATGGTCTGAATCGGCATCTAATGATTTAAGGTCTATTGTTTTTCATATTGCAAAGGAAAGCAAAAAGAATGCTAAAGATTCTTTTGCTAGAATAAAGAAAGAGAGTCTTGTTCTAGAAAGTTTTCCTGATTTAGGGAAGGTCCCTAATGAATTGGATAAACTGCAAATCGGAGGGTTCCGTGAACTTGTGATTTCTCCATGGCGTGTTATCTATCGCAAGGAGAATAATAAGGTTGTTGTGGTTGCAGTTGTTGATTCTAGGCGTGATTTAGAAGATGCTGTTTGGAATCGTATGATGTATCCGTTTATGTAA
- a CDS encoding TIGR02147 family protein, translating into MDKFIDIFQFTHFRKYLDEYQAARVQTDPEFTRAGACALLGLPKTRSYYNDIVKGKKLTGRMIPKFVEVLGLNKKEAKYFETMVNFDQAKTTTERNAFFDELIKQHPDPHHILNEDAYEYYNHWYNSVLFTALDVMDVSDDLEPIQKRIFPKVSVGTLKRSLELLERIGFVRKNEDGFWKSSRDSVSSGAYNNNDLVRQYQLQCFELSKQALLADDDNPSDMGTFTFSVSDDAYKEIALEIQNLKAKVRKIITQDKKEATGVHQLNIHLFTNLKK; encoded by the coding sequence ATGGACAAGTTTATTGACATATTCCAGTTTACTCATTTCCGCAAGTACTTGGATGAATACCAGGCCGCTCGCGTGCAGACCGATCCTGAATTTACAAGAGCGGGAGCCTGTGCTTTGCTGGGGCTCCCCAAGACTCGCAGTTATTACAACGATATCGTCAAAGGAAAAAAACTTACTGGGCGCATGATTCCCAAGTTCGTGGAAGTTCTTGGACTCAATAAGAAAGAGGCCAAGTACTTTGAAACGATGGTGAATTTCGACCAAGCGAAAACGACAACGGAACGCAATGCGTTTTTTGATGAACTCATCAAGCAGCATCCGGATCCGCACCACATCTTGAATGAAGATGCCTACGAGTATTACAACCATTGGTATAATAGCGTGTTGTTTACAGCGTTAGATGTGATGGATGTTTCGGATGATCTTGAGCCGATTCAAAAGCGCATTTTCCCGAAGGTCTCCGTGGGGACTTTGAAGCGTTCGCTTGAATTGCTGGAACGCATTGGCTTTGTGCGCAAGAACGAAGACGGCTTTTGGAAAAGCTCGCGCGATTCGGTGAGCAGTGGGGCTTACAACAATAATGATTTGGTGCGTCAATACCAGTTGCAGTGCTTTGAACTTTCGAAGCAGGCGCTGCTTGCCGATGACGATAATCCGTCGGACATGGGAACGTTTACGTTCAGCGTTTCGGACGATGCGTATAAAGAAATTGCCTTGGAAATTCAGAACCTGAAAGCCAAGGTGCGCAAGATTATTACGCAAGACAAGAAAGAGGCGACTGGGGTACACCAGTTGAATATTCACTTGTTCACGAATTTGAAAAAATAA
- a CDS encoding branched-chain amino acid aminotransferase, protein MCTFAKKVNTMQVDLNTVDWKTLPFGYYDTDYNVRCYYRNGEWGKIEVSSSKDISIHMAATCLHYGQEGFEGLKAYTGKDGKVRIFRVDENAKRMQNTANRILMAVPPVELFREMVHTVVKLNKRFVPPYGYGATLYIRPLLIGMSPEVGVKPADEYLLMMFVTPVGPYFKDGFKPVDMMISRNYDRAAPQGTGTVKVGGNYAASLQSLAEAKKLGYSSTIYLDAKEKKYIDECGPANFFGIKGKTYVTPKSESILPSITNKSLQQLAEYLGYTVERRQVPFEELAEFSETAECGTAAVITPIKKIVDPVAGKEFTYGDGKNPGPVCTELFTKYTAIQFGEAEDPFGWTEVVDL, encoded by the coding sequence ATATGCACATTTGCAAAAAAGGTTAATACTATGCAAGTTGATTTGAATACTGTCGATTGGAAGACGCTCCCCTTCGGTTATTACGATACCGATTACAATGTCCGCTGCTACTACCGCAATGGTGAATGGGGCAAGATTGAAGTATCTTCTTCCAAGGACATCAGCATCCATATGGCCGCTACTTGCTTGCATTACGGCCAGGAAGGTTTTGAAGGCCTCAAGGCTTACACGGGCAAGGACGGCAAGGTCCGTATTTTCCGCGTCGATGAAAACGCTAAGCGTATGCAGAATACGGCCAACCGTATTTTGATGGCTGTTCCGCCGGTTGAACTTTTCCGCGAAATGGTCCACACTGTGGTGAAATTGAACAAGCGCTTTGTTCCGCCTTATGGTTATGGCGCAACGCTCTACATCCGTCCGCTCCTGATTGGTATGAGCCCGGAAGTGGGTGTGAAGCCGGCTGATGAATATTTGCTCATGATGTTTGTGACTCCGGTGGGTCCGTACTTCAAGGATGGGTTCAAGCCGGTGGACATGATGATCAGCCGCAACTACGACCGCGCTGCTCCGCAGGGTACGGGTACGGTGAAGGTCGGTGGCAACTACGCTGCTAGCCTCCAGTCTCTTGCTGAAGCCAAGAAGCTCGGTTACTCCAGCACGATTTATCTCGATGCTAAGGAAAAGAAGTATATCGACGAATGCGGTCCGGCAAACTTCTTCGGCATCAAGGGCAAGACCTACGTGACCCCGAAGTCCGAATCCATCTTGCCGTCTATTACGAACAAGAGCTTGCAGCAGTTGGCTGAATACCTCGGCTACACTGTGGAACGTCGCCAGGTTCCGTTTGAAGAACTTGCTGAATTCAGCGAAACGGCTGAATGCGGTACGGCTGCCGTGATTACCCCGATCAAGAAGATTGTGGATCCGGTCGCAGGCAAGGAATTCACTTACGGTGACGGCAAGAATCCGGGTCCGGTCTGCACGGAACTCTTCACCAAGTACACTGCTATCCAGTTCGGTGAAGCTGAAGATCCGTTCGGCTGGACTGAAGTTGTTGATCTTTAA
- a CDS encoding type II toxin-antitoxin system Phd/YefM family antitoxin, with protein sequence MQKLENIKPISYIKANAAKVLDHVNETRAPYIVTQNGEARGVIVDVETFQTMQDALKLFKLIAQSEAEIAKGKVIRQKDLFDALERELDAL encoded by the coding sequence ATGCAGAAATTGGAAAATATCAAACCGATATCGTATATCAAGGCTAATGCGGCAAAGGTGTTAGATCATGTGAATGAAACTCGGGCTCCTTATATAGTTACGCAAAATGGAGAAGCTCGTGGCGTGATTGTCGATGTGGAAACTTTTCAAACAATGCAGGATGCTCTGAAGCTTTTCAAGCTTATTGCGCAAAGTGAAGCTGAAATAGCAAAAGGAAAAGTTATTCGTCAAAAAGACCTGTTTGATGCTTTGGAGCGAGAACTCGATGCCCTCTAA
- a CDS encoding HD domain-containing phosphohydrolase: MKNRIFAFNDAATFEKELAQFSNWCKENGSPTVCFQIHSEELDPEKLRPVWETLERVFPKVPWFGNSTSGNIVDCEKASEISISAIIFEKPTTKIQILQYDFSNKSISDIAHEIVEEAKQNPWVKAVEIYHCISPFSTTNLCEGLDALAPNIQIFGGIVCSPDITSPNSCVFSSVGGHTTSGLLVVFYGGPDFYVESRKISGWKPIGRNFHVTRSKGNVLYELSSLPAYEVYNKYLNIKNDNNFFYNALEFPMLYEHNGISIVRAAGASNPDGSLTMSSDIDEGSMVRLSYGEPQLILEKIKTESENAELFAPEVMHIFSCAARKAFWSKHEPTYEITAFKGLASSTGFFSHGEFLREKGFLNQHNITLVIASMREGAITKRGHAKGVIIPDEKSTRLPLAARMATFIRETSFELEQINSRLRVMNEHLQDVATTDSLTGLENRLAFDALLETINQEDSQENSWTMFLMDVNGLKYANDTFGHQAGDELIKAAAKAIKNTYGTNGNCFRIGGDEFAVITQAPLDSHYPMYSILQKNINEYNKKALYHLSIAVGASRLRSDSGIRKSISDWKMEADLNMYRDKVRYHKPVENDENQNLKDLISCLISVEEAKDSYTAHHSERVKAYSELIARSLGLSESSISLITHAAHLHDIGKIGIRDNVLTKPGKLTDEEFEIIKQHPVIGAKILMQSNYTHEMVQIVLHHHERYDGRGYPEGLKGEDIPIGARVIAIADSIDAMTSKRVYRDAMSLDYCREEIEKNLGKMYDPAIGKVVLEHWNEMVDSLLSMRTGRPKVI; this comes from the coding sequence ATGAAAAACAGGATTTTTGCATTTAACGATGCGGCCACGTTTGAAAAAGAACTGGCCCAGTTTAGCAACTGGTGCAAAGAAAACGGCTCGCCCACCGTATGTTTCCAGATTCATTCCGAAGAACTGGACCCCGAAAAACTGAGACCCGTTTGGGAAACATTGGAACGCGTTTTCCCCAAAGTACCGTGGTTCGGAAACTCCACCAGCGGAAACATCGTGGACTGCGAAAAGGCAAGCGAAATTTCCATATCCGCCATCATATTCGAAAAGCCGACGACAAAGATCCAGATTTTGCAGTACGACTTTTCCAACAAGTCCATCAGCGACATCGCCCACGAAATCGTGGAAGAAGCCAAGCAGAACCCCTGGGTAAAAGCGGTTGAAATCTACCACTGCATTTCGCCGTTTTCGACAACGAATCTTTGCGAAGGGCTCGACGCCTTGGCCCCGAACATCCAGATTTTTGGCGGCATCGTCTGCTCCCCCGACATCACGAGCCCGAATTCCTGCGTATTTTCATCCGTGGGCGGTCACACCACATCAGGCCTTTTAGTGGTGTTCTACGGCGGTCCGGATTTTTATGTAGAATCCCGCAAGATTAGCGGATGGAAGCCCATCGGCCGTAACTTCCACGTCACTCGTTCCAAAGGCAACGTCCTTTACGAATTGAGCAGCCTCCCCGCTTACGAAGTGTACAACAAGTACCTGAACATCAAAAACGACAACAACTTTTTCTACAACGCGCTCGAATTCCCGATGCTCTACGAGCACAACGGAATTTCCATCGTGCGTGCCGCAGGTGCCAGCAATCCGGACGGATCGCTTACCATGTCTTCGGATATTGACGAAGGTTCTATGGTCCGCCTCTCGTATGGCGAGCCGCAACTGATTCTCGAAAAAATCAAAACCGAAAGCGAAAACGCCGAACTGTTCGCCCCCGAAGTCATGCACATATTCTCCTGTGCGGCTCGAAAGGCATTTTGGTCCAAGCACGAACCTACATACGAAATTACAGCGTTCAAAGGGCTCGCCTCCAGCACGGGCTTTTTCTCGCACGGTGAATTCTTGCGCGAAAAGGGATTTTTAAACCAACATAACATCACGCTCGTCATTGCATCAATGCGCGAAGGCGCCATTACAAAACGGGGACACGCCAAAGGCGTCATAATTCCGGATGAAAAATCCACCCGTTTGCCACTCGCCGCCCGCATGGCCACATTCATTCGCGAAACGTCGTTTGAACTGGAACAGATCAACAGCAGGTTACGTGTCATGAACGAGCACCTGCAAGATGTCGCAACGACGGACAGCCTGACAGGACTCGAAAACAGGCTCGCATTCGACGCCCTTCTAGAAACAATCAACCAGGAAGACTCCCAAGAAAATTCTTGGACCATGTTCTTGATGGACGTGAACGGCCTCAAATACGCAAACGACACCTTCGGCCACCAGGCCGGTGACGAATTGATCAAGGCCGCCGCCAAAGCCATCAAAAACACCTACGGCACCAACGGCAACTGCTTTAGAATCGGTGGCGACGAATTTGCCGTCATCACACAAGCGCCGCTAGATTCGCACTATCCGATGTATTCCATACTGCAAAAGAACATCAACGAATACAATAAAAAGGCGCTTTACCATCTGTCGATAGCTGTAGGCGCAAGCCGCCTGCGCAGCGATTCCGGAATCCGCAAGTCCATCAGCGACTGGAAAATGGAAGCCGACTTGAACATGTATCGCGACAAGGTGCGTTACCACAAGCCGGTCGAAAACGACGAAAACCAGAACCTCAAGGACTTGATTTCCTGCCTGATTTCAGTCGAAGAAGCTAAAGATTCCTATACGGCGCACCATTCTGAACGCGTAAAAGCCTACTCTGAATTGATAGCACGCTCTCTAGGCCTTTCAGAAAGTTCAATATCGCTGATTACTCACGCGGCACACCTGCATGATATCGGCAAAATCGGCATTCGAGACAACGTTCTTACAAAACCGGGAAAACTTACCGACGAAGAATTCGAAATCATCAAGCAGCACCCGGTCATTGGCGCAAAGATTCTAATGCAGTCGAACTACACGCACGAAATGGTGCAAATAGTGTTGCACCACCATGAACGCTACGACGGCCGTGGCTACCCCGAAGGCCTCAAAGGCGAAGACATCCCCATAGGCGCTCGCGTGATTGCCATCGCAGACTCCATTGACGCCATGACGAGCAAACGAGTTTACCGCGACGCCATGTCTTTGGACTACTGCCGTGAAGAAATCGAAAAAAATCTAGGCAAAATGTACGACCCCGCCATCGGCAAAGTCGTTCTGGAACACTGGAACGAAATGGTCGATTCCCTGTTGTCCATGCGTACCGGCCGCCCCAAAGTGATTTAA